One window of Pseudomonas sp. FP198 genomic DNA carries:
- a CDS encoding amidohydrolase, whose translation MLDSCTTSMTGIDCHAHVFSRELELAAVRRYTPAYDATLAQYLDQLQTHGLSHGVLVQPSFLGSDNRYLLAALGQAPEQLRGVVVVEPDISRVELEEMARLGVVGVRLNLMGTASPDFRETLWKEFLGHLAELDWHVELHAPVEHLPGLIRQLMPFGVRLVVDHFGRPDARSGLAQPGYPELMALGASGQVWLKVSGIYRLAGTDRQNLAFARAALGLLEQSFGAHRLVWGSDWPHTQHEAVVSFDTVMRQLHDLQISLPFMRALMVETPCALFRF comes from the coding sequence ATGCTTGATTCCTGTACTACGTCGATGACCGGCATCGACTGCCATGCCCACGTGTTCAGCCGTGAGCTGGAACTGGCTGCCGTGCGGCGCTACACACCGGCCTATGACGCTACGCTTGCGCAATACCTGGACCAACTGCAGACCCATGGCTTGAGCCATGGAGTGCTGGTCCAGCCGAGCTTTCTCGGCAGCGATAACCGCTACCTGCTCGCCGCGCTGGGGCAGGCGCCGGAGCAATTGCGCGGGGTCGTGGTGGTGGAACCGGATATCAGCCGAGTCGAGCTGGAGGAGATGGCGCGGCTGGGCGTGGTCGGCGTTCGCTTGAACCTGATGGGCACGGCCTCGCCCGACTTTCGAGAAACCCTGTGGAAAGAGTTCCTTGGTCACCTTGCCGAATTGGATTGGCATGTCGAATTGCATGCCCCGGTAGAACATCTGCCGGGACTGATTCGCCAGTTGATGCCGTTCGGCGTCCGCTTGGTGGTCGACCACTTCGGTCGCCCCGATGCCCGTTCGGGCCTTGCCCAACCGGGATATCCCGAGCTGATGGCGCTGGGCGCCAGTGGCCAAGTCTGGCTGAAGGTCTCCGGCATCTACCGGCTGGCGGGCACGGATCGACAGAACCTGGCATTTGCCAGGGCCGCATTGGGCCTGCTGGAGCAGAGTTTCGGCGCCCATCGCCTGGTATGGGGGAGTGACTGGCCGCATACACAACACGAGGCAGTCGTGAGCTTCGATACGGTGATGCGCCAGTTACACGATTTGCAGATTTCTTTGCCGTTTATGCGCGCGCTTATGGTAGAAACGCCCTGCGCGTTGTTCCGGTTTTGA